The genomic region ctcctcccggtgggacgggaccggaacaccttcccaggaaggcattccggaggcatccgaaaaagatgcccaagccacctcagctgacccctctcgatgtggaggagcaggggctctactctgagctcctcccgagtgaccgagcttctcaccctatctctaagggatcgcccggccaccctgcggagaaagctcatttcggccgcctgtatccgccGCCTATATTGTCtttttttggttaaaaaaaagggGGCATAATACAGAATGGAGGCCTCAAAAGGACGTAAACGTCCTTTGATTTACAACCTACCATTTATTCGACTACCAAGCAATATATTGGTGTATTATAGGAATATTTATTGAAGTGTATCAATTTATTCAGCCAAAATTCCTTACTCCACATTATGGAATTCAGAGTCAAATATAACAAAAACCTCAtaaaaatttaatttaatgtatttaacaCAATTATTTGTTTCTTACATGAATGCTGGCGTGACAGTTCCACTTAAAAAACTTGTTAAAGACAAGTGTAAAGGCTGTTGTTTATTCACCCAATATTGGATTAATTATTAGCTATGTCCTTGAcagctttcaaaatgttctcaaATGattcacagaaaaaaataagcaCCCACAAAGCTGACAATATCGACATATTACATTGTGCAAACAACTAATTCCTTGATTAGTGGCATGCTGTCACTTGTTCTAGTCAACATGGTTATAATACATACAGGTCTAGGGAAAGGAATACAAACCTGAGGCATATACACAggcaaaacattatgaccacctttCTAATTTGCTGTTGAACCTCCACGTGCCGCCCAAACAGCGCCACCCACTGAGGCATggatggactctacaagacccctgaaagTGTCTTGTGGAATATGGCACCAAGACACTatcagcagatcctttaagtcctgttagTTGTGAGGTGAAGCTGCTGGtgattggacttgttggtccagcacatcccacagatgttcattcggattgagatctggggaattggAGGCCAGAGTAACACCTTGAAGTCTTTGTCCTAATTTGTCCTTCCTCTGACCACTGTCGgaaggtactcaccactgctgaccgggagcaccccacaagccttgccatcGTTACTCCTGctcatttctcctgcatccaacacgttgcctacaagaactgattgttcgctcaccatctaatctacccagactttaacatgtgcccttgttaagagattattcacttcacctgtgagtggtcatgatgttttggctcatcagtgtgtaGTAGGGTTGCAGTGTATAAACCCCTcatcacaaagacaaatacacATTTGAGAGTTCAGTGGTGGTGCAAAAAACCATAGGCACTGATCTACAAAGATAACATCAGATGAGTCATCCTTCACCAAAGTCTTGAGTGCATGTGTGGTGTACACCAATATAACGGTACAGACATGAATGCTTGACCCCTATGTTGAGGGGGTGCAGAGGCTCTATTATGATGTGGGGGGCATTTTTCTGGCACGGTTTGGGTCAACTTTTCCTTTAAGATGGAAGGGTCACTTAAAATCATTGCGAAGTCATTCTGAGTGATCCCCTTCATCCTATTTTGAAACATTTCCATCCTGATGGGagtggtctcttccaggatcTGAATGCCCCCATCGTCAAAGCATAAGGGGTCACTCAATCATTTGATGAATATGATGTGTatcatatgctatggccttcGCACTTTCCAGATCTCAAGCCTATTtaacacctatgggagattttggaccagtgtatcaaataacgTGGTGGCACCTCCACCACCAACATTAAAAACGACAAAACCCTACAGTAATTACAGAGACTCGTAGAATCTATGCAAACGCGCACTGAAGCTCTTCTTGTGACTCACGGTGGCCCGACACCTTACTCAGACAATTGTGTTGGTTTAACCTTTACGTCAGTATTTTGAGTAAACATTAtaggagcaggtgtgtgtgaaaatctatttaattggCATCAGTTCTAGCACATGCAGGTTATATCTTAACTACATTGGCATACCCTTAAGTAAACAACCCTGGCCCAATACTCTTCTCAGGGCAGGTATTTTGATAAAGTTGGTTTCATGGTGATGAAGCTGAAGTTATATGACTGGGGCAGACCCTGGTGGACTGTGCTGTTGAATTGGCTCCAGGAGAAGGGAATCAGGCCTCCCTGAGTGGTGGGGCCGTTCACTGCCTCTGCTGCTAACTGACGGGCCAGATGGACGTCTGTCACCTagaaggaaggagaaagagaatcATTAACCATTTCTAGTATTGATTGTGGTGTACTGTAAGAGGGTACATTGTGCCATTAGGTTCTGTTTGATTTTATGAATAAGTGAATTAGTGAATGTCTGACCTTTGTGTCGTAGCAGCCTCCTGGATGTGGTTTTTTCTGCCTCAGGTCATTGCGGCAGCAGATGGTTTTGCATGGGTGACCTTTGGAGTAGGGGTCTTTCCTGTAGTCTGATGACACAGTTCAACAGCACTGATTTCATATGCACAGAGTTCGGAACAACAAGTGTGAGAAATTCTAAACACAGCAAGATGATCCATCTTCAACTAAATAATTGAATCCTTCAATTAATACTTATTCTATTCCTATATTTTGACAGGGCAGCCTGGAaactaaaggacagttttatttccCTCCACCAAATTATGACTGTAGCAAACGCTTCTAACCTTTACATGGCTAGTGCTGTGTTGGCTGGTGTGTCGGCTGCTTAAGAATAAAACATGACTTATTTTAAGGGCACAAAATGACCATCTCCGCTCGAAAGAGTAATACATCGGCTACTCACTGTTGTATCTCATGATGTGCTTTAGGGAGCCGAGGTCCATAACCCTGGCTTGGTCCCGGCGGAAGATCTTGGCTCTGGGACAGAGGTCGTAGGAGAAGTCAGCTCCATGCTTCCTCCACATCGCCCCATAGCCACTGAGGTTGTAGATCTCTGCATGGAAGGGCACATTGTAGGATGGCCAGTACCCTGGTGGAGAAAGCAAAGACTGAAGTAGGACGAAACACCAACACTTCAGAAATACCAGAAACAGCCCACATCAGCTTGCCAATAATACATGACATTTGGTGGGAGCACATGCAGTTCAGCCACCCACCATTCTAGACTAGAATAGAAGCGTCTATTACCCTGTCGCAGGGCCTGTGTCTGGTCAGAGTGTAGCACCAGGCCAGGTATCTGCTCAACCACCGTCAGAGCCCCGTCCCGTATCTTCCTCCCCAATGACACTTTACTCAAGTCCAACACCATGTACTGGCTGTTGTAGGTTCCTGAGGGGGGACAGAGGAAAGGGAAAATATTAGTTAACACGCAGAATGTCTTGACAGGATGTGATACCAAGAAATTGGTGGAAAAAGGGGTCCAATTTGAGAAAACAGAATCCAAACATTATAGTCCCTTCCTGATCCATGGCACGTATTATTAGACAAGTGCATCTACCTTTAAAGAATTCTCGCaaaatgttagtgtttttttttttacctttcaaCACGACCATGATCCTAAGCACCAAATCAAAGAAATGGCTTGCAAAAAGGAAGATCAATATTTCCTCGCCAGAGTCTGGAATCTGTGGACTGACCTAAAGAGGACTGTGCCCCAAAAGAGATCCCTCACAATTTGACTGAGCTTTGACTCTTATCCAAAGAAGAGTGGGATTAATTTGCTAAATCCAGGTGTGCTAGATAAATAGCAAGcaagcatgtttatttatatagcacaattcatacatcgaagcaattcagtgtgctttacaaaggaaaatatatgaaagtacaataacgtaaaaacaaatactcaaatgaaaacatcaaaggaAATGAagacatcataataataaaaaatacaataagaaaacatacaaagataaaaaatgggataaaaacataggaagctataaggctaaacagtgtggttaagtataagggctcagtcataggcatatgagaagagaagtgtttttaacctggatttaaaaatggatacgtttggggcacgtctatgatcttctggtagtttattccagtttttaccagcataagtgctaaacgcagcttctccatgtttagtttggactctgggctctactagctgacctgtgttcatggatctaagagccctactcggtttatattctgctaacacatcagaaatgtattcaggtcctaaaccattcagagatttataaactaaaagcaccactttggaatctattctgtaactgactggaagccaatgcatagatttaagaaccggagtgatgtgctcggttctcttggtcctggttaacattctagcagcagcattctgaatgtgctgcagttgttttactgtctttttcgggagtccagttaagaggccattacagtagtcaaccctactagagataaaagcatggatgagcttctcttgttctttttgggacaccaagactttgattctggctatattttttaggtgattgaatgttgttttttgtgactgctttgatatgactgttaaatgtgaggtctgagactatcaaaacaccaagattacacacttgatccctggttttaagggcccgagaatccagctctttactaatacttgttcttttatttttgttgccaaacacaataatctcagttttatcttggtttaattgtagacaattttggttcattcaGGTAATGATGTTCTCTATACAGttacacagagagtctattgagctgttgtcatacggtttgagatccatatatatttgagtatcatcggcatagctgtggtagttaatgttgttgtttttctaatacttttttttcactAATAGAGACCTGTCCCAACAGGCTTTCCAGTACTGCTCTAATCCAAGCAAATGGTTCTTCCACAAGTATGAGTTGTGGAGTGTACACATATATTAGCGTTTTGCTTCAACCTTTCCAAGCAGGACTCAAACCAGTGATTCTCTGAACACAATGACAATGGTCACCCACAATGCATCATTACCCACAGGAGCAGCAGCCCTAGCCAAGCAGCGAAACAACTACTTCTCAGAGCAATTGACCTAACTGACTGCAACGCTACCTGCGCAGACTGTGGCACTAACTAATTAGCCATTTCACACCTGTTACAcccacttatgcaaccatgttttttttatttgtttttctcttgaATTTTGTTGCCAACAATATCTTAAGAAAGATGAAAAGGTTTTCAGCCTTTACATTAGCATCAACAAAACATAGATTTTCAGTAAGGATCTGTAGAGTTTTGATATCAGCTGTATATCAAACCATGCAAGTGTCAATTCAAGCCAAACTACAGAGTGTTATGGGATTATGCACTCCAGTAATCATCAACCAACAGAGTATCACACAAATCCCAATAAACTCTCTTTACACCCAGGCCTCACCGGAGTTGTACTTGGAGAACACATGTGCCCACTCCTCCCCAGTGTGTGCCAGGGCGTTTGCCAGTCGTACCCTCTGCCAAGCCAGCAGGCAGTGTGGCATGACCAGGGTGTATAAAGAGGTGTTAAACACACTGTTGGTAGTCTGGGTCATTAGCAGCCCACTGCCCAACAGGTAGAAGTCATCCAAGGATGTCAGAAAGCCTGAAAGAAGAGAATGGGAGAGAAGAGGACATGAAGGGTTAGAGGACATTGAAGGGTTAGAGGACATGGAGGGTTAGAGGACATTGAAGGTTAGAGGACATGGAGGGTTAGAGGATGTTGAGGGTTAGAGGACATGGAGGGTTAGAGGACATTGAGGGTTAGAGGACATTGAAGGTTAGAGGACATGGAGGGTTAGAGGACATTGAAGGTTAGAGGACATGAAGGGTTAGAGGACATGGAGGGTTAGAGGACATGAAGGGTTAGAGGACATTGAAGGTTAGAGGACATTGAGGGTTAGAGGACATTGAAGGTTAGAGGACATGGAGGGTTAGAGGACATTGAGGGTTAAAGGACGATGAGGGTTAAAGGACGATGAGGGTTAGAGGCTGTTGATGGTTAGAGGACATAGAGGGTTAGAGGAGAAGAAAGGACATGGATGGTTAGAAGACATTTAGAAGTTAGAGGAGAAGTAATGGAGGTTAAAAGTGAAGATATGGTTAGGGGAGAGGACGTAGACGATTAGataaaaaatgaaattcaaACCTCACTAAATAAAATGGTACGTGTTTTAACTGAATTCTAGTCCACTTTCACGTTAGCCAATTTCAACTCAGAGAACTTCAGTGGCCAAAAATGTATAGACAAGCAATAAATGTAGGTCTGCTTCACAATATTcagcatggctcagtatctgATACTTTAAAGGTTATTTTGCTGCAGTAAAGTGATCACATTCTCACACCATGAGAGCTGTACTGGTCTGAACACGTTTTTGCCGGACCTcgtaagcagagccagccaagaagagcgaatgtttcttactgactgactgactgagtgattgactaccccttgttaaatagcgtagtggttagaaaagcagacttgtgaactataggtcgtgagtttgtatctcctcgaaGGCAAAGCGAGGCACATGTTATGAATTATCTGTGTAGATGAAAACTCCGCTGGCTAAAACTGTTAGTATCTACTTTATAGTAAGCTTGAAATAAAAGTTTACGCTTATACTGCGACTGTTTTTCGAAGCAATGCATTCGTGCAAgggttttgggtcaggatagactaacacatttgctggctcaACGTTCaatagttacattatagtaagccttaactgaaactgtatacggttatattgcaactgtttctggcatggaaaagttcatcttcagtcttcaACTtattattactggctaataagttgttaaaatggccagtggcaaaagctatacagttcatagacgctatggtggaggtaaacttaatgagaaacgttagtcagttttacagaatcctcaatggagtctagcgactgctgaaacgtgtaaggccctggcgtagtggttaaggacagtgcctctcatgtgaagttggaatctattgagagcaacgacatttattagttatttctggtagattccacgattctctcatcttttcactagataaaaaagttagttattgtcgcctttattgatagttattgtataaatgtcattcatgaatgaaataatttttttttttgctttgccatgaaagaaaaaaatatggtcttatgccatgaaatgaaatagctttggcagactcgttagcaattgctaaattcacTATTGACTATCCCactaagttagtagataccggtaaagcttattactggttaatacgctgttaaaatggccagtggccaacgccatacatagatgctatttgtggtggaggtaaacttagtaagaaacattcgtcagtttaactgtatcaatgtcattcacaaatgggtaattaactattaaaacggcaaaagagcatttgttcaggatagagacaagaggctatactgacgcCGGACACCTGTGCAGCTCCCTGGTTGAGTGGTTAATGATACAGCctgtgggcgacctgggttagAATCTCGAGATGGTAGCACTTTCTATCGTAGGCCGGTTTCTTGTTACATACAGCCATGAAATAGTGGAATAAACACCTGACTGTAAAAATAGTTTCTGTCCTGCGTGTGTTTATACAGTCCTGTAGAGGTGTGGTCAGTGATGTAAACATCCAGGCACAAAAAAGAGAATTGCGTGAGAATGGAACTTGTTTTTGAgaatatattctgtatatatagattttcttttgttgttatgaTTGAGTATATGGCATGGAGTGCCCAGGTCACTTGTGCATTGCCCTGTGTCCTTGCCTTGGACTATATAGGGCTGATATTctaaatattttgagatatgTGTATCTGTTGCTTGGTGTCAcatttttcatgtgttttcaaTAGTCATATCAAGTGGTTGTACAGGGCAATGATGACAGTATACCACCCCCACTGGATaagcttttgcaaagaaaggGGCTTAAAGAACACATTGAGATTCCATTCCTCACTCTGGGTGTATTTTAGTCCTTTTTATTTGGTACTTCACTGAGTGGGATAACATTCCCTGCTTTGGTCTAAAAACAGCACATTTAAGCCATATCAGTTATAATAGCGATAGGGCCTTAAAGTGAAATTTTATTACATAGAATGAGCCCAGTGTTAATGTTTTACAGCAACTTCACTTCACCTACAGGACTTAAAAATGTGGAACTAGGTAACCTTAGTTGTCTCGCTAACAATCAACCGTCAattgaagttgtatttttcaaagCTGGTTAGTATAGTGGAGTCTTTGTCGTATAGAAGAGAACTACCTCAGATTGCTGGGTGCAGTCATATTATATCAGTGGGTGTGATTTTTTTATACAAAGCACTATCAATAGCTATTAATAAATGactatatacagtgagggaataaaatatttgatcccctgattttgtacatttgcccactgacaaataaatgatcagtctataatcttaatggtaggtttatttgaatagtgagagacagaataacaacaacaaatccagaaaaacggatgtcaaaaatgttatatattgatatgcattttattgatcaTTTATTTGTCGGTGGGgaaacttacaaaatcagcaggggatcaaatacttttttccctcactgtactgTAAATTGCTATATTAGGCAAATCAAATTCAACCACAATTTTTTCTGTACCAGGGTAGCTGCTGAAGGACATCTTGCcagtggcagtgtgtgtgttggcaagTCTGAAGTCCCAGTGTTTGTAGATACGCATGGTGGAAGCATAACTGAACCAACTGGAGTGGGCAAACAGCAGGTTCTCAAACCCTGGCAGCACCTAGAGACCAGAATCAAGACCCTCCACATGTTAATTAGTGTACAGCcatcactaccccacacaattccTGCAAGGAGCATTAACTGTAAAGGACTGGATTTCAGAAATGTAGTGTAGAAAAAAGGATTGAGAATAAAATATAGATAGATAAATTAATCATTATAAACCAATAGTGCTGTCTGACTCCACTCATGGGAACAACATGCAAATCAACTACAAATGATAAGCAACTCAACTCCTCATTCATGAACTAAATAAACATTCAGGTGACCCCCGACCTTTATAAGAGCTGAGCAGTGGCCCATAACTGGCATCCTGAATGGCCCGTGGCCTCGCGAGCAGTTTAAACGTGGTGTGAGCGCTGGGATGAGGTCCAACAGGTCCCCAACCTCATTCAGAAACTGGAGTGCAAACATGGACAGAGGCTAGAAAGCAGGAAGATAGAAGTCAGTTAAGATTCCTTAAAAGACCGGCAGCCGTTTGCAACTAGGAGTTTGTGAATCTTACAAGATCCCAGTATAATAGAGGGAAATCTTGAACTGACACACCACATCTTtcaaacgcacacacatgcacatgcacactcacacacgttgGGCTTATCAGTACATTCGGGAGaccaacaaataaaaacatttaatggatGGCCTTATCCAGAGTGAGGTAAGGCGTTCATCTTAAGACAGCCATGTgtgacaaccacacaactctGCAACAGAAAGTACATTTCAGTTAATGAGGCCTAGGGATGTCATGCGGTCTGTTCCACTCCTTCCGGTGCACATGCACTGTTAATCTGACCTACTGCCCTTACAGCAAAACCCTCGCGCTCCAAACCATCCCCTTCAATAAAGCATGAAATGTCTAAAACAAGTATGAAcaaatacaaagaaaagaaaaagaatctGTCAACAGTCAGTGCTAGAAGGAAGAAGAAACAGTACAATGAATGCAAGCATTGCTAACTCTAACCCACGCTAATGGCCTTTTTAcagtaaaatactgtatattcttcaaaaataatattttaaaaaaaaagtacgCTATGAACTTGCTCGATTCAACATCcttgtttttgccggaccgcgtaagcagagccggccaagaagagcgaatgtctcttactgagtgagtgagtgagtcactgactgactgactacccctcgttaaatagtgtagtggtcagtgaagtggacttgtgaacaACAGGTCCTGAGTTTGtgtctcctcgcaggcgaagcgatgtatgcgttatgaattattccatatagacaaaaactttttccggctaaaactgttagtatctactttatagtaagcctgaaataaaacagtttactgttaaggtgttacgctgctatattactgtgcctggggatatgaggaatgcactttctaacttttctcagtctcctccagttcaatttaaaaatacacctgcggagtacctggtctgggggggcctgttgctgtccctgtccttgtccacctggtcatacttttgacctagtctaaaatcaaatagactctggatttagcccagagaaatttataaatgattccaattggactcttaatatctcacccggcacagccagaagaggactggtcacccctctgagcctgggtcctccctaggtttctttctaaaattcggccttcttagggagtttttcctagtcactttgtgacaactgctgttgtaaaaagggctttataaatacatttgattgattgaatttgattggttatattgcgacggtttctggtgaattttcaaagtacgcatccgtgcatgcgttttgggtcagtatagacaaacacatttgctggcttaacatacagtagttacattatagtaagtcttaactgaaactgtatatggttatattgtgactgtttctggcatggaaaagttcatcttcagtctctctagcaattgctcaattcttatgaa from Esox lucius isolate fEsoLuc1 chromosome 5, fEsoLuc1.pri, whole genome shotgun sequence harbors:
- the LOC105025090 gene encoding phospholipase B-like 1 isoform X3 encodes the protein MIKDEKILDPLKDFMIEQDYWTREQVKLRRNTDTLWLHAGLILAQLDGLQAGAAHWAKSQQREPLSMFALQFLNEVGDLLDLIPALTPRLNCSRGHGPFRMPVMGHCSALIKVLPGFENLLFAHSSWFSYASTMRIYKHWDFRLANTHTATGKMSFSSYPGFLTSLDDFYLLGSGLLMTQTTNSVFNTSLYTLVMPHCLLAWQRVRLANALAHTGEEWAHVFSKYNSGTYNSQYMVLDLSKVSLGRKIRDGALTVVEQIPGLVLHSDQTQALRQGYWPSYNVPFHAEIYNLSGYGAMWRKHGADFSYDLCPRAKIFRRDQARVMDLGSLKHIMRYNNYRKDPYSKGHPCKTICCRNDLRQKKPHPGGCYDTKVTDVHLARQLAAEAVNGPTTQGGLIPFSWSQFNSTVHQGLPQSYNFSFITMKPTLSKYLP
- the LOC105025090 gene encoding phospholipase B-like 1 isoform X1; translation: MALRREKREFLLLIVLATASVQTNQIQEATVYWNAAQKSVIVKEGVLEKDGGAYGYYNNTLTLTGWGVLEIQAGYGEIPESDEITSFLAGYLEGLLTAEQMFNHYANIYPQMIKDEKILDPLKDFMIEQDYWTREQVKLRRNTDTLWLHAGLILAQLDGLQAGAAHWAKSQQREPLSMFALQFLNEVGDLLDLIPALTPRLNCSRGHGPFRMPVMGHCSALIKVLPGFENLLFAHSSWFSYASTMRIYKHWDFRLANTHTATGKMSFSSYPGFLTSLDDFYLLGSGLLMTQTTNSVFNTSLYTLVMPHCLLAWQRVRLANALAHTGEEWAHVFSKYNSGTYNSQYMVLDLSKVSLGRKIRDGALTVVEQIPGLVLHSDQTQALRQGYWPSYNVPFHAEIYNLSGYGAMWRKHGADFSYDLCPRAKIFRRDQARVMDLGSLKHIMRYNNYRKDPYSKGHPCKTICCRNDLRQKKPHPGGCYDTKVTDVHLARQLAAEAVNGPTTQGGLIPFSWSQFNSTVHQGLPQSYNFSFITMKPTLSKYLP
- the LOC105025090 gene encoding phospholipase-B 81 isoform X2, with protein sequence MALRREKREFLLLIVLATASVQTNQIQEATVYWNAAQKSVIVKEGVLEKDGGAYGYYNNTLTLTGWGVLEIQAGYGEIPESDEITSFLAGYLEGLLTAEQMFNHYANIYPQMIKDEKILDPLKDFMIEQDYWTREQVKLRRNTDTLWLHAGLILAQLDGLQAGAAHWAKSQQREPLSMFALQFLNEVGDLLDLIPALTPRLNCSRGHGPFRMPVMGHCSALIKVLPGFENLLFAHSSWFSYASTMRIYKHWDFRLANTHTATGKMSFSSYPGTYNSQYMVLDLSKVSLGRKIRDGALTVVEQIPGLVLHSDQTQALRQGYWPSYNVPFHAEIYNLSGYGAMWRKHGADFSYDLCPRAKIFRRDQARVMDLGSLKHIMRYNNYRKDPYSKGHPCKTICCRNDLRQKKPHPGGCYDTKVTDVHLARQLAAEAVNGPTTQGGLIPFSWSQFNSTVHQGLPQSYNFSFITMKPTLSKYLP